CGGTCGCCCAGCCCATTCCAGTCGCCCTGCCCGGTCCACTGCCCAGCCGGGTGCCCGTCTGCTGGCTCCGTCGACCCCATCCGCCTCACATCCTCCTGCTCGGTGGACAGGAATTCTACTTACCACTAGGTAGAATTCAAGAGGATGCGATAGGAAGGATCCATGGCAACCAACCGCGCCGGCCGCAAAGTACAACCCCGGGGCGAGTCCCGGCGCGAGGAGCTGCTGAAGGCGGCCGCCACGCTGTTCGCCGAGCGCGGGTACGCGAGCACCAGCATCAGCGACGTCGCGTCCGCCGTCGGCGTCACCCAGCAGGCGCTGCTGTACTACTTCGGCAACAAGGCCGGCCTGCTCCACGCGGTGATCGACCAGCGCGACGGCATCAGCCTCGAGTTCGCCCGCGAGCTGGCCGAGCTCGGCGGGGTGGCGGCGCTCGAACAGCTCCCCCGGTACGCCCATCGCAATGTCGCCGACCCGGACCTGGCCCGCCTCTTCACCGTCCTGGTCACCGAAAACCTGCAGCCCGGCGACGTCGCCCACGACCATTTCGTCACCCGCTACCGCAACCTACGGGCCCTGATCGAACAAATGATCACCACCGGCCAGCAAACCGGCGACTTCTCCGCCGCCGTCGACCCACGACTGAAAGCCACCGAAATCCTCGCCTTCATCGAAGGCCTGAACACCCAATGGCTCCTCGACCCAGCCTCGGTAGACCTGGTCGCCACCACCGAAAACTTCGTCACCGACCTGATCCAAACCCTCACCAAACCAGCCTGACCCACGGGCGCGGTTACCCAACCGCCCCCAGACAGCAAAACGCGCGGGCCAGCCGAGGCCTGCTGGCCGTGCCTCCTATCGCCGGCCTCTACTGCTGGTTCGGTGCAGCAACCTGCGATGACATGGGAAACGACAGGACACACACGCTTCGGTCGACCAGTCGTGGGCCGATACCGCATTCCGATGCCGACACCCGACTGGCGGGAGGACTGGCCACAGGTCAAGAAGTAGGGAGCTGGTACTGGCCGAGCGTGCGGGTGAGAAGTGCGCGTGCTTCGCCGCCGTAGACGGCGGCGTTGGCTAGGTGTCCGAAGGAACGTTCGTACGCTCCGATCTCGCCGGCTTGGCTGACGTTGAGCACCGCGGTGAATAGCTCGACGAGGACCAGTTTGTCGTCGTAGAGATAGAAGCCGTGAATTGGTGCGACGGCGAGCGGAGCGCCGAATGGAATAACCCCGACACGGATCGTCGGCAGAGTCGTCATCGAGATGAGGTGACCGATCTGGCCGGTCATGACGTCCGGCGGACAGACTTGATATCTGAGTACAGCCTCGGTCATGACGAAGTGGAACTTCTTGTCGCCGCGGTGCAGAATTCGCTGGCGGTCCATACGGGCGGCGATCGCCTCGTCGAGCTCGGCTTCGCTCTTCGGAACTCCACGTTCGGACTCGTCGGGGTCGCCTTCCGCGAAGCGGTACCGGGCGTACTCCGCCGTCTGTAGTAGCCCCGGGACGAAGCACGGCTCGAAGTTGCGGGTCACGGTGGTACTGGCTTCGATGTCGGCGATCGACTTCTGCCGAGACGGTAACCCGGTCCTGAACATCCGGCGGAACTCGACGTACTGCTGCTCGAGCGAGCGAAGCGAAGCGGTCAGTTCAGGCACGACTTCGTCGCGATCGCAGATCCGTGCCCAGGCTGTCAGATCGGCGTCGGACGGTGTCTGCCGGCCAGCCTCGATCTTGGACACCTTCGACGGTCCCCAGCCAGCCGCGCCGGCAAGATCCCGGCCGGTGAGTTGGGCATCCAGCCTCATCTCCCGAAGGCGATTGCCGAGCGACTCTCGCGCTCGCTGGAAGCTGGACACCCACACCCGCTTACTTGTTGATCTGGTTCTTGCGAAGGAACTCGTCGTCAAACTGGTTGAGGTACGCGGCTCGCGGTACAGCGAACCGACGTGCGAGGTCACGGTAGCGCGCGTGCTCGACGACAACGGCGGGGTCCTGCACGACATCGGCGCCGAGCAACACGTCCTGATCGTCGAAGCGCAGAATTCCCATCGTGCTGGAGTCGAGAAGCCAGTAGTCGTACGTCGGCAGGCCGAGTTCGTCGGCGCGTTCGCGCGACAGGTACCGGATGTCCTCGCCGGCCGCGGTATTGAGCCTTGAAAGGTTCAGGCCAAATCGGGTGTAGTCCGACCAGGGCTCTGTGATCACCCGGACTCGCTCGATCCGCATGCCTTCGAGGGTCCGGCGGAGGACGAGGCCCATCCAGTCCTCCATCCACGCGCCGTCATCGGGTTCGCCGGCGAGGAACTTCTGAACGTGCTCGGCCTCGCCCTGGTCGGCGTAGTTGTCTCGCACCTCCAGCCGGTATGCCGTGTGCTCGTAACTGCGAGCGAACCGTATGAATTCAGGACCAACGGCAGCGAAGCTCGATTCGCTCACGCCGTCGTGCCGGTGTGATGCGCGACGATCAGGTCGGCAAGGGCCTTGGTGATGATGACCGCGTCCTCACCCTCCGGAAAGTTGACCAGCTGACCGCGGGCGTCCGCGCTCGTGAGCTTGTAGCCCTGCACGATGAACCGATCGCCGTCCTCGGTCGCATAGTACGACGGGCATCCGTCCTTCCCGCTGTTGCCGTCGGTAGCGAGGTGCTGGAGGTGTTCGGGCTGCTTGTGATCCATGAGTCGTTCTCCTGGCTGATTCTGATCGAGAGGGGATCTGCGTTGCTCACCCAGAGTGCGGACAGGACTACGCAAGAGTCAATGGATTCGCGAGAAATCTCAAGCAACTTTCTTCTACTGTCGGTGATTGCCTCCTAGCGTTGTGCTCACTCGGTCAGGGCGGTGGGCGAGCCAGTCGAGGCGCCGCAGGCTATGCGTGGCTCCCCCTGCCCTGTCGCCCTGGCCGTTCCAAGTCGGCGGTCCCTTCGAATGAGCGTTTCGAGGGACCGCCCCGCAGAGACGGAGGACGGGGCATGGAACAGGAAGCGCAGGGGACGCGGCCGTGGCCGGTGCTGCGGTCGGCGCAAGAAATCGAGTGCGACGGCTGGAATCCGTCGACCGGCCGGTCCTGTGTGCTGGGCTATCACCGGGGCTGCCATCGCGATGCCGACGGCGTCGAGTGGCTGGACAGGTAGCCCGTGGAGGTCCGGATCGGCCGGCATCGTCCCGGCGCGAACGTGGCGCCCGCCTTCATCCAGTACCGGAGCAGAACCGATCGGCACTGCGAGCACGGCTGCGGCCGCGGCATCGCGAAGGGCGACACCTACCGGCAGGTGAAGAGCAACGGGCAGCGGATCTGCCTGCCCTGCTGGGCCGAGTCCTGGCCCCGGACGTAGAGCGACGGAGCGTGTGGGTCGATCCCTGCATCCGCACGCGTTCGCTCACCAACTCTCCCGAAGCAGTAGCTGACGATGGACGTGAACTTTGGACGGGCGTGGCGTGCGCGGCGGTACTCAACCGCGGCGGCGCACGGCGATCGTTCATGGCCTCAGACAGCAAAACGCGCAGGTCAGACGGGGCTGACCTGCGCGTTTTCAAGGGGTGGAGGTGGCGGGAATCGAACCCGCGTCCTTCGGCGTTGCTTCAAGGCTTCTCCGGGCGCAGTCTGAATGGCGCTTTTCTCAGCCCCAGCGTTTGTACAGACATCTCGCTGACAGGCTCAGTCACTGTAAATGTCCCGAACTAACCCCGTGACCGGGCTAGCACAGCAAGCTCTCTGAATGAGGCCAGGAACCGGGGCGAGAGCATCCCCGGGCTGACCACCTCTTTAAGTGCTCAGGCCGTCAGGCGGCGAGAGCGAGGTCAGTGCGCTTTGTATTGGCACTTATTGGTTTCCAGGGATCGTTTACGAGATAACCCTGGATCCTCGGCCCGCTTCCCTTGGAACATACGTCCAAAGTCGAAACCGTTCACCCCCTGTTGAGTTTTCAAACTCCCACCGGCCCCGGAGGGTTGGTGGAAGGTCCACAGTACCAAGTCCAACCGGCGAACCGCATCCCACATTCCCGCGGCGGGCCTACTTGATCAGGCGCAGCGTGAACGGGTACCGGAACTTGCCGCTGGCCGCGGTGGCGAGGCCGCCGATGCCGGTGAGCATGAACCAGAGGATGCCGAGGATCGGGAACAGGAACCCGGTGAACCCGTGGGTGAAACCGGAGATGACGCCGAGCAGCGCGAACGCGCCGGTCGCGGTGAGCTGGAAGTTCAGCGCCTCGACCGCGTGTTTGCGTACGGCCGGGTTCTTCTGGCCGGCGGTGGCGACGACGAGGGCCGGGCCGACGAAGAACGTCGGGTACCCGAGCCAGTGCGCGATCGTGCCCATGCCGCGGCCGTCACCCTGGTACTGCTGCAACGGCGCGGGCCGGGTGAACGCGGCCGGGGCGAAGGTCGGTACCGGGCGCGCGACCAGGCCGTCGAACGTGCTGTTCAGCTCGGCGCGGGTGCGGGCGTTGAGGGCCTTGTCCAGCCGGAGGTCGAACTCCGTGTGGTCGAGGCGGCCGTCGGCGTACATCTCTTTGAGGATCTCGACGGCCCGATCCCGCTGCGCCGAGGTCACCAGCAACTCTGAAGTGGACATACCTCTACTGTGCGCGCCCCAGCCCGCCCACCCCATCCGGTTCAGCCCGGACCAGCCCCTGACCCGACCCCAACCCCGCCACGGGCACCGTCCCGGCGGGGTTCTCCACCGTTGTTGTGGGTTCTCCACCCGCACAAGAGTGGAGAACCCACAACACAAGTGGATATCCCACTGCGGGAGAGACGGTTATCGGCTGTCAGTGGCGGTTTCGGTCGGAGAGGGCTCGTTGGGCTTCTCGGTTGGCTTGGCGTTCGGCCAGGGCGTGGCGTTTGTCGTAGTCCTTCTTGCCGCGGCCGGTGGCCAGTTCGACCTTGGCGTAGCCGTCCTTGAAGTACAGGGACAGCGGGATCAGCGAGACACCCTGCGCCTCGACTGCGCGGATGAGTTTCTGCACCTCGTCCTTGTGCAGCAGCAGCTTCCGGGTACGCCGTGGCTCGTGGTTGGTCCAGGTCCCGTGTTTGTACTCGGGGATGTGCATGCCCTGCAGCCAGAGCTCGTTCCCGCGGACCGCAGCGAACGCGTCGACGAGGGAGGCCCGGCCTTGCCGCAGGGACTTGACCTCGGTCCCGGTCAGCACCAGCCCGGCCTCCACCACGTCCTCGATGTGGTAGTCGTGTCGCGCCTTACGGTTCTGCGCGATCGGCTTGTCCCGGCCGGTCTGTTTCACCATCCGACCAGTATCGCAGGTAGCCAGCGGTCGTCGCCTCCATTTCCTTCAGCACCAGCGGCGTCCAGGTGGGTGCATCGCAAGGCGGAAGGCGAGCCTCGATGCGGTGTTCATCGTGGCTCGCCTTCCAACGCGGCGAGGTGCCCGCCTGGGCGTCGCTGGTGCGAAGGAAATGGAGGCGGCGACCGCTTAGAGCCACCCCATCGGATTAACGACGTTGCCGTCCTTGTAGACCATGAAGTGGAGGTGGCAGCCGGTCGAGTAGCCGGTGGTGCCGGACCAGGCGATGATTTCGCCCTTGCGTACGCGCTCGCCGACCCGGGCCTTGTACTTGGACAGGTGGTTGTACACCGTGGTGATCGACGACCCGCTCATCACGCCGTGTGAAATGAACAACCGGTTCCCGTAACCGCCGTTGAAGTACTTGTCGGTCACGACCCCGTCGGCCGCGGCACGGACCGGCGTACCGCAGGGTGCGCGGAAGTCGGTGCCGTCGTGCAGCTTCCAGTAGTGCAGTACGGGGTGGAAGCGCATCCCGTACGGCGACGTGATGTAACTGCTGACCGGATACCCCAGCCGCCCGCCACCGTTCGACACCGGGTCCGGGACGTGCCGCGGCGGCCGGTTCTCCTTGCGCGCCTTCTCGGCCTCGGCCTTCTGGGCAGCCGCCTTCCGACGCGCCGCGGCCGCCTTCTCCGCCTTCGCGCGGGCGGCCAGCATCGCCTCGACCCGGCCCCGCTCCCGCAGCAGTGAGTTGTACTGCGCGAGCTCGCTGTTCTTCTCCTTCTCGGCCGCCTTGTACGCGACCAGCTTCACCTTCGCCACCGTCGCCGCCTCGGCCTTGTCGGCCGCGACCTGCTTGGTCAGCTCGGTGACCTTGCGTACCGTCGCCGCCGAGGCCGCCCGCGCGGCCGCGGCGTCCTTCTCCGCGGCGGCGACCTTGACCCGCCTGCTGGCGAGCTGCGCCTGGGCGTTGTTCAGGTTCGTGATCGCGTTGCTCTGGATGCCGAACACGTTCCGCTGGACCTGCATACCGGTGGCGATGTCGGCCGGCGCGGCGCCGCGGAGCGCGATCGACAACCCGACCAGCGTGTTCTGCTGCTGGTACGCCGAGCGGACCGCGCGACCGGCGACCGCGCGCTTCTCGGCGATCTGCTTCTCACCGGCCTCGACGTCGGCGATCGCGGTCTTCAGCGCCGCCTCGGCGGCCGCGAGCTTGCCCGCGGCAACGGCATCGGCGGCCTTCGCGGCGGCCAGCTGACCCTGCGCGGCGGCATACCGGGCCTGGACGGCCTGGTACTTCGTCTCGGCCTGGTTGTACGCGGCAACGGATTTGCCGAGCTGGTCGGACGCGTCGTCGAGATCAGCCTTCTGCTGGTTGATCTTCGAGTCGAGTTGCTTCTTCTTGGCGGCTGGATCCGGCGGTTTCGCTTCCGCGAACGGCGCGGACGGAACCGCCGCCAGAACTCCGGCGGACAGGGACAGGACAAGGCAGCAGGCGGCAACCACCGTTGGCCGGCCCTGCGGTCGCAAACGTGATCGCGGGTACGGCGCGGCGGGGGTACCGGTGCTGTCGTCTCGCTGGATGCGCTCCCGCTCAGGCGGGTTCGCACCGGGGAAGTGCGGGACCACAGGTCGACCCCTTGCTGTGGATGAAATTGTGCGGTGCAGGAGTCACGGCTGGTGCTGCTGTGACTCCTGATACTGCACGATAGGTCACCCGGGTCAGACTTTGAGGTATTTCCGCGTTGTCAGGAATGTCGGGATCACGGCCAGGATCAGGCCGGCCACGACCATGATCAGGGTGGCGCGGAAGGTTTCGGTGGCGCCCACCCACTGCCAGACCCGGAAGGTTTCCTGGGCCCGCTGCATGACCACGAAGTACACGCCGACCCAGAGGGTCGCGCAGGCAAAGATCGCGCCCACCAAGGCGGCCAGCACCGCCTCCAGCAGGAACGGCAGCTGGATGTAGAAGTTCGAGGCGCCCACCAGGCGCATGATGCCTATCTCCCGTCTCCGGGCGTACGCCGCCAGCCGGATCGTGTTGGAGATCTGCATCAGCGCCGCGACCAGCAACAGACCGGCCGCTATCAGCGCGCCGACTTGCAAGCCGTTGAGTGCCTTGAACAACGGATCCAGGTACTGCCGGAGGTCCTGGACGGTATCCACCCCGGGCAGTCCGGCGACCGCACTGACCAGGTTCTGGTACTTCTGAGGATCTTTCAGCTTGACCCGGAAGGACTCCTGCATCTGGTCCTGGGTGACCGTGCTGACGATCGGCGAGTCCTTGTACAGCTTCTTGAACGACTCGAACGCCTGCGCCTTCGACTCGGTGAAGACGCCGTCCGGAGCGGTGTCCGGGTTCGTCTCGATCACCTGCTGGATCCGGTTCTTCTGCTCCTGGGTCACCTCGGTGCCGGAGCAGCCGCGGCCGCCGGAGTCCTTGGTGCAGAGGAAGACCGAGATCTGGATCTTGTCGTACCAGTTCCCCTTCATCAGGTCGACCTGCTCGCGGGCGAGCAGCGCGCTGCCGAACAGCGACAGCGAGACCCAGATGGTGACGACGACCGCGATCGTCATCGACAGGTTCCGCTTCAGGCCGATCCCGAGGTCGGAGAGGATGTAGTTCAAGCGCATCTGTTAGTCAGTCCCCTGGTCAGTGCTGGTAGCCGTAGACGCCACGCGACTCGTCGCGGACGACATGACCGTTCTCCAGCTCGATCACGCGCTTGCGCATCTGGTCGACGATGGACACGTCGTGGGTGGCCATCACGACGGTGGTGCCGGTCCGGTTGATCCGGTCCAGCAGCTTCATGATGCCCACCGACGTACCCGGGTCCAGGTTTCCGGTCGGCTCGTCGGCGATCAGGATCATCGGCCGGTTCACGAACGCGCGGGCGATCGCGACCCGCTGCTGCTCACCACCGGACAGCTCGTCCGGGAGCCGGTCCTCCTTGCCGTCCAGACCGACCAGCTCGAGTACCTCGGGCACGGTCTTGCGGATGTGCGAGCGCGGCTTGCCGATCACCTGCAGCGCGAACGCGACGTTCTCCGCGACGGTCTTGTTCGGCAGCAGCCGGAAGTCCTGGAACACGGTTCCGATCTGCCGGCGC
The genomic region above belongs to Kribbella solani and contains:
- a CDS encoding TetR/AcrR family transcriptional regulator encodes the protein MATNRAGRKVQPRGESRREELLKAAATLFAERGYASTSISDVASAVGVTQQALLYYFGNKAGLLHAVIDQRDGISLEFARELAELGGVAALEQLPRYAHRNVADPDLARLFTVLVTENLQPGDVAHDHFVTRYRNLRALIEQMITTGQQTGDFSAAVDPRLKATEILAFIEGLNTQWLLDPASVDLVATTENFVTDLIQTLTKPA
- a CDS encoding helix-turn-helix transcriptional regulator — protein: MTSHVGSLYREPRTSTSLTTSSFARTRSTSKRVWVSSFQRARESLGNRLREMRLDAQLTGRDLAGAAGWGPSKVSKIEAGRQTPSDADLTAWARICDRDEVVPELTASLRSLEQQYVEFRRMFRTGLPSRQKSIADIEASTTVTRNFEPCFVPGLLQTAEYARYRFAEGDPDESERGVPKSEAELDEAIAARMDRQRILHRGDKKFHFVMTEAVLRYQVCPPDVMTGQIGHLISMTTLPTIRVGVIPFGAPLAVAPIHGFYLYDDKLVLVELFTAVLNVSQAGEIGAYERSFGHLANAAVYGGEARALLTRTLGQYQLPTS
- a CDS encoding DUF6879 family protein — its product is MSESSFAAVGPEFIRFARSYEHTAYRLEVRDNYADQGEAEHVQKFLAGEPDDGAWMEDWMGLVLRRTLEGMRIERVRVITEPWSDYTRFGLNLSRLNTAAGEDIRYLSRERADELGLPTYDYWLLDSSTMGILRFDDQDVLLGADVVQDPAVVVEHARYRDLARRFAVPRAAYLNQFDDEFLRKNQINK
- a CDS encoding DUF1707 and DUF4870 domain-containing protein — its product is MSTSELLVTSAQRDRAVEILKEMYADGRLDHTEFDLRLDKALNARTRAELNSTFDGLVARPVPTFAPAAFTRPAPLQQYQGDGRGMGTIAHWLGYPTFFVGPALVVATAGQKNPAVRKHAVEALNFQLTATGAFALLGVISGFTHGFTGFLFPILGILWFMLTGIGGLATAASGKFRYPFTLRLIK
- the smpB gene encoding SsrA-binding protein SmpB — encoded protein: MVKQTGRDKPIAQNRKARHDYHIEDVVEAGLVLTGTEVKSLRQGRASLVDAFAAVRGNELWLQGMHIPEYKHGTWTNHEPRRTRKLLLHKDEVQKLIRAVEAQGVSLIPLSLYFKDGYAKVELATGRGKKDYDKRHALAERQANREAQRALSDRNRH
- a CDS encoding peptidoglycan DD-metalloendopeptidase family protein, producing the protein MVPHFPGANPPERERIQRDDSTGTPAAPYPRSRLRPQGRPTVVAACCLVLSLSAGVLAAVPSAPFAEAKPPDPAAKKKQLDSKINQQKADLDDASDQLGKSVAAYNQAETKYQAVQARYAAAQGQLAAAKAADAVAAGKLAAAEAALKTAIADVEAGEKQIAEKRAVAGRAVRSAYQQQNTLVGLSIALRGAAPADIATGMQVQRNVFGIQSNAITNLNNAQAQLASRRVKVAAAEKDAAAARAASAATVRKVTELTKQVAADKAEAATVAKVKLVAYKAAEKEKNSELAQYNSLLRERGRVEAMLAARAKAEKAAAARRKAAAQKAEAEKARKENRPPRHVPDPVSNGGGRLGYPVSSYITSPYGMRFHPVLHYWKLHDGTDFRAPCGTPVRAAADGVVTDKYFNGGYGNRLFISHGVMSGSSITTVYNHLSKYKARVGERVRKGEIIAWSGTTGYSTGCHLHFMVYKDGNVVNPMGWL
- the ftsX gene encoding permease-like cell division protein FtsX codes for the protein MRLNYILSDLGIGLKRNLSMTIAVVVTIWVSLSLFGSALLAREQVDLMKGNWYDKIQISVFLCTKDSGGRGCSGTEVTQEQKNRIQQVIETNPDTAPDGVFTESKAQAFESFKKLYKDSPIVSTVTQDQMQESFRVKLKDPQKYQNLVSAVAGLPGVDTVQDLRQYLDPLFKALNGLQVGALIAAGLLLVAALMQISNTIRLAAYARRREIGIMRLVGASNFYIQLPFLLEAVLAALVGAIFACATLWVGVYFVVMQRAQETFRVWQWVGATETFRATLIMVVAGLILAVIPTFLTTRKYLKV
- the ftsE gene encoding cell division ATP-binding protein FtsE yields the protein MIRFENVSKTYEGQTRAALLNVNVEIEKGEFVFLVGTSGSGKSTFLRLVLREHRTSKGHIMVAGKDLNRLASWRIPQMRRQIGTVFQDFRLLPNKTVAENVAFALQVIGKPRSHIRKTVPEVLELVGLDGKEDRLPDELSGGEQQRVAIARAFVNRPMILIADEPTGNLDPGTSVGIMKLLDRINRTGTTVVMATHDVSIVDQMRKRVIELENGHVVRDESRGVYGYQH